The following coding sequences are from one Brienomyrus brachyistius isolate T26 chromosome 2, BBRACH_0.4, whole genome shotgun sequence window:
- the LOC125726163 gene encoding uncharacterized protein LOC125726163, producing MGAGATGRGSALGVGAGAAGRGSASGVGAADRGSASGVGAAGRGGCSGCAGAAGSGGGCLGMGAALLSRSSPLRFSAIFSIRRGGTERGKVMPQLCGELFHLGAARSGRFIHHPPVQSLEGEEFGGEGSGSSRDLLLGCSSCSRQRQREHLGQGDCSRWRDWQVLCRITELQRKTSTLTEADYHSLVEEPIYWLQQPEVQEDSAACTLAAHRGSPGEYFPAKYPFFAEEVRLNLQQLRNGVAEAMMRRVAQDRGIPPGLLLELTEVSRLHCKKRRKRRRSGKAGDVRRHRRSS from the exons atgGGCGCGGGAGCTACAGGCAGAGGAAGCGCCttgggcgtgggcgcgggagctgcaggcagagggagcgcctcgggcgtgggcgccgCAGACAGAGGAAGTGCCTCAGGCgttggagccgcaggcagaggtggctgctcgggctgcgcaggagccgcaggcagcggaggcggctgcttggGCATGGGCGCAGCTCTCCTTAGCAGGAGCAGCCCCCTCAGGTTCTCCGCTATCTTCTCCATAAGGAGAGGTGGGACAGAACGCGGCAAAGTCATGCCGCAGCTGTGCGGTGAGCTGTTCCACCTCGGGGCTGCCCGGAGTGGCCGGTTCatccatcaccctccagtacagtccctggagggtgaagaatttGGTGGCGAGGGCAGCGGGAGTAGCCGGGACCTCCTGCTGgggtgcagcagctgcagcaggcagaggcaaaGGGAGCATCTCGGACAGGGCGACTGCAGCAGGTGGCGGGACTGGCAGGTCCTGTGCAG AATAACAGAGCTCCAAAGGAAGACGTCTACGCTGACCGAGGCAGACTACCACAGTCTAGTTGAGGAGCCGATTTATTGGCTGCAACAGCCCGAGGTCCAAGAAGACTCCGCGGCTTGTACCCTGGCTGCACACAGGGGATCTCCTGGGGAGTATTTCCCTGCCAAATACCCCTTCTTCGCCGAAGAGGTACGTTTAAACctgcagcagctcaggaatGGGGTAGCAGAGGCGATGATGCGGAGGGTGGCCCAAGACAGAGGAATACCCCCTGGTCTCCTGCTGGAGCTCACAGAGGTGTCCCGACTTCATTGCaagaagcggaggaaaagaagaaGAAGCGGAAAAGCCGGAGATGTCAGAAGACACCGGAGGTCTTCTTAG